Proteins from a genomic interval of Desulfovibrio piger:
- a CDS encoding DNA-methyltransferase gives MDSHFQTDGISLYQGDALRVLTTLPEASVDAVLTDPPYSSGGVTLGARQADPAQKYQSSGTKKQYPPMLGDSKDQHSWIMWCTLWLGECWRIAREGAPLMVFTDWRQLPALSDAVQAAGWKWLGIVPWDKRSARPQIGKFRQQCEYVLFAVKGRFIAHTRACLPGVYGYPVIAARKVHLTSKPVELIEDLLAVAAPQATVLDPFMGGGSVGEACIRTGRSYIGMELSPEYYEISRGRLTAVLAERENETE, from the coding sequence ATGGATTCTCACTTTCAAACGGACGGTATCTCGCTCTATCAGGGGGATGCCCTGCGCGTCCTCACAACCTTGCCTGAGGCAAGCGTGGACGCGGTCCTCACCGATCCGCCGTATTCCAGCGGAGGCGTCACTCTGGGGGCACGACAGGCCGACCCGGCACAAAAATATCAGTCTAGTGGAACAAAGAAACAATACCCGCCCATGCTGGGCGATTCCAAGGACCAGCATAGCTGGATCATGTGGTGTACGCTGTGGCTCGGCGAATGCTGGCGTATTGCCCGCGAAGGTGCACCGCTCATGGTGTTCACTGACTGGAGGCAACTTCCGGCCTTGAGTGATGCCGTGCAAGCCGCAGGGTGGAAATGGCTGGGCATCGTGCCTTGGGACAAGCGGAGTGCCCGCCCGCAAATCGGCAAGTTTCGTCAGCAGTGCGAATATGTGCTGTTCGCCGTCAAGGGGCGCTTCATTGCCCATACGCGAGCCTGCTTGCCGGGCGTGTATGGCTACCCTGTGATTGCCGCCAGAAAAGTGCATCTGACCAGCAAGCCGGTGGAGCTCATCGAAGACCTGCTGGCTGTGGCGGCTCCACAGGCGACTGTCCTGGATCCATTCATGGGTGGCGGGAGCGTGGGCGAGGCATGTATCAGGACGGGCCGGAGCTATATCGGTATGGAGCTATCTCCAGAATATTACGAGATCAGCCGGGGCAGGCTGACAGCCGTACTCGCTGAGCGCGAAAACGAGACCGAATAG
- a CDS encoding Com family DNA-binding transcriptional regulator → MNKRDLPEIRCPYCNKLIAKGEAVELEFRCGRCKNFFILRATRPNSERPERPQELCHAESGQPVQRSRSV, encoded by the coding sequence ATGAACAAGAGAGATTTGCCGGAAATCAGGTGCCCGTACTGCAACAAGCTTATTGCCAAGGGGGAAGCCGTCGAGCTTGAGTTTCGCTGCGGGCGATGCAAGAACTTCTTCATTCTGCGGGCCACGCGCCCCAATTCGGAACGTCCAGAGCGTCCACAGGAGCTTTGTCATGCTGAAAGTGGGCAGCCTGTTCAGCGGAGCCGGTCTGTGTGA
- a CDS encoding DNA cytosine methyltransferase: MLKVGSLFSGAGLCDLGLSWAGFRHQWFCEIDPFCRSVLARHWPDIPLYEDVNTLKGSELPPVDVLCGGFPCQDVSQGGKHAGIKKGTRSGLWLEYARLIGEIRPRYVIIENVRGLLARGIEIVLQNLAEIGYDAEWEVLSAAALGAPHRRERVFVVAFPHGNGPDPERRLLSPLQRIVGEVDQPFGILAWLGIRIVGQSREAVRHAYPGPVLYRVDDGCAGGLDYPVNTPPVPRRVLPEWRRRLKALGNGILPQQAYAVGACIMAREGRRVFPMPLDS; this comes from the coding sequence ATGCTGAAAGTGGGCAGCCTGTTCAGCGGAGCCGGTCTGTGTGACCTTGGCCTGAGCTGGGCGGGATTCAGGCATCAATGGTTTTGCGAGATTGATCCATTTTGTCGGTCGGTACTCGCACGTCACTGGCCGGACATTCCTCTTTATGAGGATGTGAATACTCTGAAAGGCTCTGAACTGCCGCCCGTGGATGTGCTCTGCGGCGGCTTCCCCTGTCAGGACGTATCCCAGGGAGGGAAACATGCGGGAATCAAGAAGGGCACGCGCAGCGGCCTGTGGCTCGAATACGCACGACTCATCGGAGAAATACGTCCCCGGTACGTCATCATCGAAAACGTCCGGGGCTTGCTCGCCAGGGGAATTGAGATCGTCCTGCAAAATTTGGCCGAGATCGGGTATGATGCGGAATGGGAAGTGCTTTCCGCAGCCGCCCTTGGTGCCCCTCATCGGCGCGAACGCGTGTTTGTTGTTGCCTTCCCCCACGGTAACGGCCCTGACCCAGAGCGTAGGCTTCTATCTCCGCTCCAAAGAATCGTGGGAGAAGTCGACCAACCTTTCGGCATACTTGCTTGGCTTGGAATACGGATTGTCGGGCAAAGCCGCGAAGCCGTCCGGCACGCATATCCCGGCCCCGTCCTTTATCGAGTGGATGATGGGTGTGCCGGAGGGCTGGACTATCCCGTAAATACCCCGCCCGTTCCCCGGCGGGTTCTTCCTGAATGGCGCAGACGCCTGAAGGCTCTGGGGAACGGCATCCTGCCCCAGCAGGCGTATGCTGTGGGAGCCTGCATCATGGCGCGCGAGGGAAGGCGCGTTTTCCCCATGCCGCTTGACTCCTGA
- a CDS encoding macro domain-containing protein: protein MEIILCAVQPYLAKAWREHISEDLSRTVRVVEGSILSLDVAAVVSPANSFGFMDGGLDALYTQYFGPQLQQRLQRMIREQTGGELLVGQALLVETGHPRIRWCISAPTMRVPRGLETAEPAYLATRAAVRCALAAGLECVAIPGMGTGVGGLHPQRAARAMMHAIHDVLFPRPFPASLAEVYAF from the coding sequence ATGGAAATTATCCTTTGTGCAGTGCAGCCTTACTTGGCTAAGGCATGGCGAGAGCATATCAGCGAGGACCTGTCCCGCACTGTGCGCGTGGTGGAGGGGAGTATCCTCTCCCTGGACGTGGCTGCTGTGGTCAGCCCGGCCAATTCGTTCGGATTTATGGATGGCGGCCTGGATGCCCTCTATACGCAGTATTTCGGTCCGCAACTCCAGCAGCGTCTGCAACGGATGATCCGGGAACAGACTGGCGGTGAGCTGCTGGTGGGGCAGGCATTGCTGGTGGAGACCGGGCACCCGCGCATCCGCTGGTGCATCAGTGCACCGACCATGCGCGTGCCACGCGGCCTGGAGACGGCGGAGCCGGCCTATCTGGCCACACGGGCTGCCGTGCGCTGTGCTTTGGCGGCCGGGTTGGAGTGTGTGGCCATCCCGGGCATGGGGACGGGTGTGGGTGGGCTGCATCCTCAACGTGCTGCCCGTGCCATGATGCATGCCATCCATGACGTACTTTTCCCGCGCCCATTCCCCGCCTCTCTGGCCGAGGTATACGCATTTTGA
- a CDS encoding tyrosine-type recombinase/integrase yields MTTKHKRATMTARQLAEDYLAHQITRDVTRTSTRYHLNQLLALFGGWQARRGGAAQMQEFLAAQRGRGVMATTAHHRVRLWRTVLTWAVETGRLPASPLAGFRLHRPRARRIDPPTRAEAARMYKMAAPHIRRVIVLGMAAGPRIGPSELFRLAWADVELTAGYMRMPNAAKGAKEDSRIVPIRDDILPLLRAWKEEDEKRSCPWVIHWQGRQVRCIGHAWHQARKAAGITRRITPYSLRHAMPTEALEHGADVKAVAEVMGHADPTMLLRVYQHTRYRLKKKAVNAAPGLRLDKI; encoded by the coding sequence ATGACAACAAAACACAAACGGGCCACCATGACGGCCCGCCAACTGGCAGAGGATTATCTGGCACACCAGATCACACGGGATGTGACCCGCACCAGTACCCGATATCATCTCAATCAGCTGCTGGCCCTGTTCGGGGGCTGGCAAGCCCGCCGGGGGGGCGCGGCCCAGATGCAGGAGTTTTTGGCCGCCCAGAGGGGGCGCGGCGTCATGGCCACCACAGCGCACCACCGCGTCCGGCTGTGGCGTACCGTCCTGACCTGGGCCGTGGAGACGGGCCGCCTGCCTGCGTCGCCTCTGGCAGGCTTCCGGCTGCATCGTCCCAGGGCTCGGCGCATCGATCCGCCCACGCGAGCCGAGGCTGCGCGCATGTACAAAATGGCCGCGCCGCATATCCGGCGTGTGATTGTCCTTGGCATGGCCGCAGGGCCGCGCATAGGCCCCAGCGAGCTTTTCAGGCTCGCGTGGGCGGACGTGGAACTGACGGCGGGCTACATGAGGATGCCCAACGCGGCCAAGGGTGCGAAGGAAGACAGCAGAATCGTCCCTATTCGGGACGATATTCTGCCCCTGTTGCGGGCGTGGAAAGAGGAAGACGAAAAACGGAGCTGCCCGTGGGTCATCCACTGGCAAGGACGACAGGTGCGTTGCATAGGCCATGCCTGGCACCAGGCCCGCAAAGCGGCGGGCATCACGCGGCGCATAACGCCCTACAGCCTGCGTCATGCCATGCCCACGGAAGCCCTGGAACATGGCGCGGACGTGAAAGCGGTGGCGGAGGTCATGGGCCATGCTGACCCGACCATGCTACTGCGCGTCTATCAGCACACGCGCTACAGGCTGAAGAAGAAAGCGGTCAACGCCGCACCCGGCCTGCGGCTGGACAAGATTTGA